The genome window ttaatgaaacaggAAATGTAGAACGAAAGAGAGGAAGTGGACGGCTATTAatacgtatttcagaaaaaaaaaatgagccGAGCTACGTTTGAAAGAAAGAGAAAATCATTGCTTGTTTGACTACGCATTTATTTGAATACTTGTTAgatttgaaagttgtcaagaTATTACTGATGTTTAGTTTGATATactgttttaataattttaaatttatttctacTTTGTTTACTTCcctacaaaatttaaattaaaaaaatatattttaatgatatttcccatgaatttttttgtaaatttaaaatttaagtctGGTAAGCAGCGTTGCCAAATTTTTCGACCACATCGATTTTGTATCCTTGAAATTTGAGGACACAAACGAAACCTACGTAAAACATACTCGTACTTTTTTCCTTTAACTAATacgttattattaaaaatgtattaaggGCGTCTGTAAATTGTTCAACCTTGAGAAGGGCAAGTGAAATGTCCAATCAGCTGGCGCATGCATACCTACATAATTTAATCGTTAATCGATAATTGTGAACTTTCGCGTAATGTCAGTGATAGCCTACTAACAGATTACAAAAAACGTAGAAATTCCTTTCTACTTTTCGATCGCATTCAAACACACCGATActagaaaagaaaataaatttattaacaagactcaacaaaaacaaaaacttaaCAAGGAAACTACAAAGGTacaattttggtttattacgACACCCTAGTGTTGCTCTTCAGCCTGCTGTCCCTCGCCCCCCACTTGGCCCATCTGCAAGGGGACCCACATGCCTTGGGGTTGCACCTGACTTTCGTGGGCTACCGACTGGTCAGCTGCGGAATAACCACCCGCGCTGTCGCCCCCCTCGAATCCGCCGTCGTAGCCGCCACCGTAACCTCCACTTTGTTGATTCTCTTCGTAAACTTCGTTGAGCTGCTGGTGTCCTCCTAACTGGTCATGTCCAGAGAACGAACCTCCGTATGAAGCTACAGGTGCTTCAATATGAGGTGCTTTGAATTCATCAGTTGGGACGGGGTAAGGTTTTGGTACTTCGAAAGGTACGGCAACCTTCTTGATAACTTCGTATGGTACCGGATGTGGTACTTTAAtgatttttgtttgtattACTGGGTAAGGTTTGGCGACCTCGACCGGATGAGGTACAGGTACCGGTACTTTGACGGGATAgggttgtggttctttgacgATGACTTTTTTGGTAATGTGGACTACCGCGGGTGGTAAACTGTCTTTGATGGCGCTTCCTAGATGGATGACGTCGAAATGAGGGTAGGTCAGTTTACCGTAGTGTGACTCGTCGGGTACTCCTTTAAGCTGCATTGTGGACCCCCCATGCTCGTACCCGGGTCGTGCTTGTGATGTTGCCAAACAGCAGATTG of Tenebrio molitor chromosome 6, icTenMoli1.1, whole genome shotgun sequence contains these proteins:
- the LOC138134085 gene encoding uncharacterized protein; translation: MNPFAVIIAICCLATSQARPGYEHGGSTMQLKGVPDESHYGKLTYPHFDVIHLGSAIKDSLPPAVVHITKKVIVKEPQPYPVKVPVPVPHPVEVAKPYPVIQTKIIKVPHPVPYEVIKKVAVPFEVPKPYPVPTDEFKAPHIEAPVASYGGSFSGHDQLGGHQQLNEVYEENQQSGGYGGGYDGGFEGGDSAGGYSAADQSVAHESQVQPQGMWVPLQMGQVGGEGQQAEEQH